In Aulosira sp. FACHB-615, the following are encoded in one genomic region:
- a CDS encoding Ycf51 family protein — protein MFSTADFLQYTQWSGIATLVFAALAILAFIFKWGIRFRLVGTTGFMLVLTGGLFALSLVPLSRTVIPGAEKYTLVYDNGSTQTVISINPKISPSALEATLRQAASNLYSYGRLGKQGDNYLIIRARTLVHPEPGVSVPLYLGQIKRNLASREDANMSVEIYTDKFAQLPKPTA, from the coding sequence ATGTTCTCAACAGCTGATTTTCTTCAATACACCCAGTGGTCGGGTATTGCTACCTTAGTATTTGCTGCCTTAGCAATACTGGCTTTTATTTTTAAATGGGGCATTCGCTTTCGGCTGGTAGGTACAACTGGCTTTATGCTGGTGCTAACAGGCGGGTTATTTGCTCTATCTTTAGTACCCTTAAGTCGCACAGTGATTCCGGGAGCCGAAAAATATACGCTGGTTTATGATAATGGTTCCACGCAAACAGTAATTTCCATTAATCCCAAAATTTCCCCTTCAGCTTTAGAAGCAACTTTGCGTCAAGCAGCCAGTAATTTATACTCCTATGGTCGTTTAGGTAAACAAGGCGACAATTATCTAATAATTCGCGCTCGTACTCTGGTACATCCTGAACCTGGAGTTTCTGTACCGCTTTACCTTGGTCAAATTAAACGCAATCTGGCTTCACGGGAAGATGCGAATATGTCAGTTGAGATTTACACAGATAAATTTGCTCAGTTGCCAAAGCCTACGGCTTAG
- a CDS encoding MAPEG family protein produces the protein MSPWTSLITALTLLLYSVITINVGRARAKYKVMPPQMTGDPNFERVLRVQQNTLEQTILFLPGLWLFSVYINPLWGAVIGAIWLIGRIVYAWGYYQAAEKRMIGFAITTMSGMVLLLGSLIGIILALVKP, from the coding sequence ATGTCACCTTGGACTAGTCTGATCACTGCTTTAACATTACTGCTGTACTCAGTTATCACAATTAATGTCGGTCGAGCTAGGGCAAAATATAAAGTTATGCCTCCCCAAATGACAGGCGACCCCAATTTTGAAAGAGTACTAAGAGTTCAGCAAAATACTCTAGAACAAACTATTTTATTTCTCCCTGGCTTATGGTTGTTTTCTGTTTACATCAACCCATTATGGGGGGCAGTAATTGGTGCTATTTGGCTCATAGGCCGTATTGTCTACGCTTGGGGATACTATCAGGCCGCAGAAAAACGAATGATTGGTTTTGCCATTACTACTATGAGTGGAATGGTGCTGCTTTTAGGTTCGTTAATTGGTATCATTCTCGCTTTGGTGAAGCCATAA
- a CDS encoding nuclease A inhibitor family protein, giving the protein MTNHVMQKLQQNSHSLLMMSESESPFEVFFWSGEGQESLTNQKLLQLTNHPAETPIEIVELDYFFRNLAEEKEWHDEIQRQDVQKFKSLVQTLKENLSDIKVYRLGRIDIDVYIFGKTPAGDLAGISTKVIET; this is encoded by the coding sequence ATGACTAATCATGTTATGCAGAAGCTCCAGCAAAATTCTCATAGTTTGCTGATGATGAGTGAATCAGAATCTCCCTTTGAAGTGTTTTTTTGGTCTGGAGAAGGTCAAGAGAGTTTAACTAATCAAAAACTTCTTCAGCTAACAAATCATCCCGCAGAAACGCCCATAGAAATAGTAGAACTAGATTATTTTTTTCGTAACTTAGCTGAAGAAAAAGAATGGCACGATGAAATTCAAAGACAAGATGTACAGAAATTTAAATCCTTAGTTCAAACACTCAAGGAAAATCTCTCAGATATCAAAGTTTATCGTTTAGGGAGGATAGATATTGATGTCTATATTTTTGGTAAAACTCCTGCTGGTGATTTAGCAGGAATTTCGACAAAAGTTATTGAAACCTAA
- a CDS encoding cytochrome P450, whose product MQLPNQLKTASLIQKLHWVADPVGYMKQANKQYPDIFTGSIVGFGDTVVFVSHPQGIQEILSNDRKQFTAPGSFNRIGEPIVGSSCIAMLDGSLHKKRRQLLMPAFHGERMRAYGQIISNLTEQVFAHLPVEQPFSACVAMQEISLQVTLQTIFGLYEGERYQTIKHLLASLLDVFGSPLNASLLMFPLLQKDLGAWSTWGRFLKLRQQIDELLYAEINERCQRFDPNRIDVLSLLMSAKDEEGKAMTNQELRDELILMMFGAKETLAMSMAWVLYWIHYKPEILKKLLEELDNLGESPDPMNIYRLPYLTAVCNESLRIHPAVILTLPRVVQEPVTVLGYPLDIGTVVAGCIYLTHHHKDLYPEPDQFKPERFLDRQFSIYEFLPFGGGSRRCIGEALALFEMKLVVAKVLSNYQLALVSRKPERVHRRSFGIGPTNGIQMLIRRPRNSHRSLASAATTSAS is encoded by the coding sequence ATGCAACTACCAAATCAGTTGAAAACTGCTTCTTTGATACAAAAGCTACATTGGGTTGCTGATCCTGTAGGATATATGAAACAGGCAAACAAGCAATATCCAGATATCTTTACTGGCAGTATAGTTGGTTTTGGAGATACTGTCGTATTTGTCAGCCATCCTCAAGGAATCCAAGAGATTTTAAGCAACGATAGAAAACAGTTTACAGCACCTGGAAGCTTTAACAGAATAGGAGAACCCATCGTTGGTAGTTCTTGTATTGCTATGCTTGATGGTAGTCTTCACAAAAAACGCAGACAACTATTGATGCCTGCTTTTCATGGAGAACGAATGCGAGCTTATGGTCAAATAATATCTAATTTAACTGAACAAGTTTTTGCTCACTTACCTGTAGAACAACCTTTTTCAGCTTGTGTTGCGATGCAAGAGATTTCTCTACAAGTAACACTACAAACTATTTTTGGATTATATGAAGGTGAACGTTATCAAACAATCAAGCATCTCTTGGCATCGCTTCTAGATGTTTTTGGTTCACCACTTAATGCCAGCTTGCTAATGTTTCCTTTGTTGCAAAAAGACTTAGGCGCTTGGAGTACTTGGGGGAGATTTTTGAAGTTGCGGCAACAAATTGATGAGTTGCTTTATGCTGAAATTAACGAACGTTGCCAAAGATTCGATCCAAATCGAATAGATGTTCTCTCTTTGCTCATGTCAGCAAAAGATGAAGAAGGCAAAGCAATGACAAATCAGGAGTTGCGAGATGAATTAATACTGATGATGTTTGGTGCCAAAGAAACTTTAGCAATGTCGATGGCTTGGGTATTGTATTGGATTCACTACAAACCGGAAATTCTGAAAAAATTACTCGAAGAACTTGATAATCTTGGTGAATCACCAGATCCTATGAATATTTACAGACTGCCTTATCTGACAGCAGTCTGTAATGAAAGTTTACGAATTCATCCAGCTGTAATTTTGACTTTGCCCAGGGTAGTTCAAGAACCAGTAACAGTACTTGGATATCCATTAGATATTGGTACTGTTGTAGCTGGCTGTATTTATCTTACTCATCACCATAAAGATTTATATCCAGAACCTGATCAATTTAAACCAGAACGCTTTCTCGACAGACAATTTTCCATTTATGAATTTTTACCTTTTGGTGGTGGTTCACGCCGTTGTATTGGTGAAGCTTTGGCTTTATTTGAAATGAAGCTAGTAGTCGCAAAAGTTTTGTCCAATTATCAACTTGCTTTGGTAAGTCGAAAGCCAGAGAGAGTTCATCGGAGAAGTTTCGGTATTGGGCCTACTAATGGAATTCAGATGTTAATTCGTAGACCACGTAACTCTCATAGGTCGTTAGCGAGTGCAGCAACTACATCTGCATCATAA
- a CDS encoding iron-containing alcohol dehydrogenase family protein: protein MPHQSATTLSTQTSSSLSALAIAPAKVIRGSGILSAAPEEIALLGSRPLIIAGNQTLALTQNTLQPILEQQQLHTAQASYGADCSEATLKSLRKAAKEHKADMIIGVGGGKALDTAKLVAFQLQLPVVTIPTSAATCAAWTALSNVYSETGAFLYDVALSRCPDLLILDYDLIATAPKHTLVAGIGDAIAKWYEASVSSGHLQQTLIIAAVQQARVLRDILFQKSAEALEKPGSEVWQEVVDATVLLAGVIGGLGGAQCRTVAAHAVHNGLTHIAGHTSIHGEKVAFGILVQLRLEEMILGNQLASTARQQLLKFYAEIGLPQKLDDLGLGNIKLSELKTAAEISLAPNSDIHRLPFKVGLEQLMAAMVSTTAPTDSRESNIRVAVKASDQPIEE, encoded by the coding sequence ATGCCCCATCAATCAGCTACTACGTTGTCTACTCAAACATCTAGTTCATTATCGGCACTGGCGATCGCTCCGGCAAAAGTCATCCGTGGATCTGGAATCTTGTCAGCAGCACCAGAGGAGATTGCCCTGTTAGGCAGTCGTCCTTTAATAATTGCAGGCAATCAAACTCTAGCCCTGACTCAAAATACTTTACAACCAATTTTAGAGCAACAACAGTTGCATACTGCTCAAGCTTCTTATGGTGCAGATTGTTCAGAAGCCACTTTGAAATCTTTAAGGAAGGCGGCAAAAGAACACAAAGCCGACATGATTATTGGTGTTGGTGGCGGTAAAGCATTGGATACTGCAAAACTAGTTGCTTTTCAGTTGCAGTTACCGGTGGTGACAATTCCCACTTCCGCCGCTACCTGTGCAGCTTGGACAGCCCTTTCTAATGTATATTCTGAGACAGGGGCTTTTTTGTATGATGTGGCGCTGTCTCGCTGTCCTGATTTATTGATTCTGGACTATGATTTGATTGCCACAGCACCAAAACACACCTTAGTAGCTGGCATTGGGGATGCGATCGCTAAATGGTACGAAGCCTCGGTGAGTAGTGGACATTTACAACAGACTTTAATTATTGCCGCAGTCCAACAAGCCAGAGTTTTACGCGATATTTTATTCCAAAAATCAGCCGAGGCTTTAGAAAAACCAGGCAGTGAAGTTTGGCAAGAAGTTGTGGATGCAACCGTTTTACTAGCCGGAGTCATTGGCGGCTTGGGTGGGGCGCAGTGTCGCACCGTTGCTGCCCATGCTGTACACAACGGCTTAACTCACATTGCCGGACACACCAGCATCCACGGCGAAAAAGTCGCATTTGGTATTTTGGTGCAACTGCGTTTAGAAGAAATGATTTTGGGTAATCAGTTAGCCAGCACTGCTAGACAACAGTTGTTGAAGTTTTATGCAGAGATTGGCTTGCCCCAAAAATTAGATGATTTGGGATTAGGCAACATTAAATTGAGCGAGTTAAAAACCGCAGCCGAAATTTCCCTCGCACCCAATTCGGATATTCACCGTTTACCTTTCAAGGTAGGACTAGAACAGTTAATGGCCGCGATGGTTTCGACAACTGCACCCACAGACAGCAGAGAATCAAACATTCGGGTGGCAGTAAAGGCAAGTGATCAGCCAATTGAAGAGTAA
- a CDS encoding ATP-binding sensor histidine kinase gives MLALSDKVFSLAGYRILEQIYGGSKTLVYRGIQEQNKQPVVIKLIRNEYPTFSEIAQFRNQYTITKDLNLPGIIKHLCLENYRNRYALIMEDFGGLSLKDWGRYNKATQEFGITLQEFFPIAIAIASILEGLHRHRIIHKDIKPANILIHPQTLEIKVIDFSIATLLPREVQYLTNPNVLEGTLAYISPEQTGRMNRGIDYRSDFYSLGVTFFELLTGQLPFNNTEAMELVHAHIAKQPPSLHQINPNHPPILSAIINKLMAKNAEDRYQSAYGLKYDLELCYQQWQTSGNIATFELATKDVSDRFLIPEKLYGREKEVATLLAAFERVAKGTTEMILVAGFSGIGKTAVVNEVHKPIARQHSYFIKGKFDQFQRDVPLSALVQAFQDLIGQILVETDSQIRRWKDKILAVLGEQAQVIIDVIPALEQIIGQQPAVTELSGTAAQNRFNLLFQRFVQVFSIKEHPLVIFLDDLQWADSASLKFIQLLMSQTPTSNKESNVVTPELKNNLWNPVFEEEVWEDDTDQKVIPTEGNFLLIGAYRDNEVYPAHPFCLTLQQIEQAGAKINQITLAPLHQTHLNTLISDTLHCPQAMSMALGQMVFAKTKGNPFFTTQFLKSLHQDSIIKFNFDLGHWQYDLAAIQALVLTDDVVDFMAQQIEKLPSLTQNILKMAACIGHEFDLKTLAIVNEKSVVDTASDLWIALHEGIILPQTDVYKLFQTYSKSAENPEITNSPELFNNSFAVPKYKFIHDRVQQAAYSLISESQKQETHLKIGLLLFNSIPVAEREDKIFQIVNQFNIALELITEQEQRNELAQMNFLAGRKALSSTAYAAAIKYLTTGISLLSSDSWQTQYELSLALYETAAEAAYLAGEFEQMEQLINVVLAQAKTLLEQVKVYEVKIQAYGAQNKALEAVNTALTVLRQLGVEFPQNPDSSDIQLAIAEIKSNLDGKSIEELIELPEMIADESLVIMRLLSGVSAWVYQVYPQLFIMIVIKQVELSLKYGNAKLSAYAYVLYGLILSGIMRDIDSGYEFGNLAVNLIDKFSAEELKSKVIQVFYATIAHWKKHTKIIINPLLEGYSVGLQTGDLEFAAYCIYCHSYSSYFTGKELNELASDMSKYSDAISQIKQETILKWHNIYRQTVLNLLQIQEKATCLIGEAYNEDEMLIIHQQAQDRVGLLYLHFNKAYLCYLFRSFTQAIENLELAEHYLDSGIGNLVMPLFYFYDSLVRLDTYDEILTIEQNSLLDRIRANQEKMQNWAHHTPMNYLHKFYLVEAEKHRVTGKYLEAIESYDRAISLAKQNEYINEEALANELAARFYLEWGKEKIAQTYLTDAYYCYVRWGAKAKVDDLATRYPQLLMPILQQEKLSFQVADRITIPTYQSLSTQSNYPTFFGSKTSISESLDLASVIKASQTLSGEIEMDQLLSKLMQVVMENAGASKSALILSGNHNSELRVVALSSSENFAAISTELPSIYAGSSNDIPITLIKYVNRIKEVFVVDDAKTVDFLAEDRYIISQKPKSLLCIPIINQGKLLGILYLENSLTTGAFTRDRIEVLKLLTTQAAISLENAILYNNLAQANQNLEEYNHSLEVKVEARTQELNNKNQHLQEALQELQRTQTQLIQSEKMSSLGQMVAGIAHEINNPINFIHGNIAHASEYVKDLLDLVNIYQQECSHPSDILTAKVAEIDVEFLSEDLLKILDSMEVGSSRIRNIVLGLRNFSRLDEAEMKTVDVHEGIDNTLMILQHRLKAKSDALEIEVIKEYAKIPEISCYAGQLNQVFMNILSNAIDAVNDSRANIKKPQIHIYTALKDSNTLQVRIADNGCGMTEAVKKKIFDPFFTTKPVGSGTGLGLSISYQVIVDKHKGQLICDSTPGQGTEFVIEIPIKQ, from the coding sequence ATGTTAGCATTATCTGATAAAGTGTTCTCTTTGGCTGGTTATCGAATTTTAGAACAAATCTATGGTGGTAGCAAGACCCTAGTTTATCGAGGAATTCAAGAACAAAACAAACAACCAGTAGTAATTAAACTGATCCGAAATGAATATCCTACCTTCAGTGAAATTGCTCAATTTCGGAATCAATATACAATCACGAAGGATCTGAATTTACCAGGAATAATCAAGCATCTTTGTTTAGAGAACTATCGCAATCGCTATGCCTTAATCATGGAGGACTTTGGCGGCCTATCGCTCAAAGATTGGGGCAGATATAATAAGGCTACACAAGAGTTTGGGATTACCCTACAAGAATTTTTTCCTATTGCTATTGCGATCGCATCTATTTTAGAAGGTTTACATCGTCATCGCATCATTCATAAAGACATTAAACCCGCAAATATACTGATTCATCCCCAGACTTTAGAAATCAAAGTTATTGACTTCAGTATTGCTACCCTCCTACCAAGAGAAGTTCAATACCTGACAAACCCCAACGTACTAGAAGGAACACTAGCTTATATCTCTCCTGAACAAACAGGTAGAATGAACCGTGGGATTGATTACCGCAGTGATTTTTACTCTTTAGGTGTCACCTTTTTTGAACTTCTCACCGGACAGTTACCCTTCAACAACACTGAAGCGATGGAGTTGGTTCACGCCCATATTGCGAAACAACCACCAAGCTTACATCAAATTAATCCCAATCATCCGCCAATTTTATCAGCCATTATCAACAAATTAATGGCTAAAAATGCTGAAGACCGCTATCAAAGTGCGTACGGACTCAAGTATGACTTAGAACTTTGCTATCAGCAATGGCAAACAAGCGGTAATATAGCCACCTTTGAGTTAGCAACTAAAGATGTTTCTGACCGTTTTCTCATCCCCGAAAAACTCTATGGACGTGAGAAAGAAGTTGCTACCTTACTTGCAGCCTTTGAGCGAGTTGCTAAAGGTACTACAGAAATGATTCTCGTCGCTGGTTTTTCTGGAATTGGTAAAACCGCCGTAGTCAATGAAGTACATAAACCAATTGCTAGACAGCATAGTTATTTCATCAAAGGTAAATTTGATCAATTCCAACGAGATGTTCCCTTATCAGCATTAGTCCAAGCTTTTCAAGATTTGATAGGACAAATCTTAGTAGAAACTGATAGTCAAATTCGCCGATGGAAAGACAAAATTCTGGCAGTATTAGGTGAACAAGCCCAGGTAATTATCGATGTAATTCCGGCTCTAGAACAAATTATTGGTCAACAGCCAGCCGTTACAGAACTTTCTGGAACTGCTGCTCAGAATCGATTTAATTTGTTATTTCAAAGATTTGTCCAAGTATTCAGCATTAAAGAACATCCTTTAGTGATTTTCTTGGATGATTTACAATGGGCAGACTCAGCTTCTTTGAAGTTTATCCAACTTTTAATGAGTCAAACTCCAACCAGTAATAAAGAATCTAATGTAGTTACGCCTGAACTCAAAAATAATTTATGGAACCCTGTATTTGAGGAAGAAGTTTGGGAAGATGATACTGACCAGAAAGTTATCCCAACAGAAGGAAACTTTTTATTAATTGGTGCATATCGTGATAACGAAGTTTATCCAGCACATCCCTTTTGCTTAACGTTGCAACAAATTGAGCAAGCAGGAGCAAAGATTAATCAGATTACCCTAGCTCCTCTCCATCAAACTCACTTAAATACCTTAATTAGTGATACTTTACATTGCCCTCAAGCAATGTCTATGGCTCTGGGTCAAATGGTGTTTGCTAAAACCAAAGGTAATCCATTTTTTACTACTCAGTTTTTGAAGTCACTGCACCAAGATAGCATAATTAAATTTAACTTTGATTTAGGTCATTGGCAGTATGATTTGGCAGCAATACAGGCATTAGTGCTGACTGATGATGTTGTCGATTTTATGGCACAGCAAATTGAAAAATTGCCATCATTGACACAGAATATATTAAAGATGGCAGCTTGTATTGGACATGAATTTGACTTAAAAACTCTGGCGATCGTCAATGAAAAATCTGTAGTAGACACAGCCTCAGATTTATGGATAGCCTTACATGAAGGTATTATTTTACCTCAAACTGATGTTTATAAGTTGTTTCAAACTTATTCTAAATCAGCAGAAAATCCCGAAATTACAAACTCTCCAGAACTTTTCAACAATAGTTTTGCAGTTCCGAAATACAAATTTATTCACGATAGGGTGCAACAAGCTGCTTATTCTTTAATTTCGGAAAGTCAAAAGCAGGAAACTCATTTAAAAATTGGCCTGTTACTTTTTAATAGCATCCCAGTAGCAGAGCGCGAAGATAAAATTTTTCAGATTGTCAATCAATTTAATATTGCGTTAGAACTAATTACCGAGCAGGAACAGCGTAATGAACTAGCTCAAATGAATTTTTTGGCTGGACGTAAAGCTTTAAGCTCAACAGCTTATGCAGCAGCAATTAAGTATTTAACAACAGGAATCTCACTCCTCTCATCTGATAGCTGGCAAACACAATATGAACTTTCGTTAGCTTTGTATGAAACCGCAGCAGAAGCAGCATACCTAGCTGGTGAATTTGAGCAGATGGAGCAATTAATTAATGTGGTATTAGCACAAGCTAAAACTCTGCTAGAGCAAGTAAAAGTCTATGAAGTCAAAATTCAAGCTTACGGCGCACAAAATAAAGCATTGGAAGCTGTTAATACTGCACTCACTGTTTTACGACAATTAGGTGTCGAATTTCCACAAAATCCTGATTCATCAGACATTCAATTAGCAATAGCAGAAATAAAATCAAATCTTGATGGTAAATCAATAGAAGAATTAATTGAATTACCAGAGATGATAGCTGATGAATCACTTGTAATAATGCGTCTTTTATCTGGGGTATCTGCTTGGGTATATCAAGTATATCCTCAACTTTTTATCATGATTGTCATTAAACAAGTTGAGTTATCTCTCAAATATGGTAATGCTAAATTGTCTGCTTATGCTTATGTCCTTTACGGCTTAATCCTGAGTGGAATCATGAGAGATATTGACTCTGGCTATGAGTTTGGGAATCTAGCTGTAAACCTAATCGATAAGTTTAGTGCTGAAGAATTAAAATCCAAAGTAATTCAAGTCTTTTATGCCACTATAGCCCATTGGAAAAAACATACTAAAATTATAATTAATCCTTTATTAGAAGGTTATTCAGTTGGCTTACAAACAGGGGATCTAGAATTCGCAGCCTACTGTATTTATTGCCATTCATATTCTTCGTATTTCACAGGCAAAGAATTGAATGAATTAGCATCTGACATGTCAAAATATAGTGATGCCATATCTCAAATCAAACAAGAAACAATACTGAAATGGCATAATATTTATCGCCAAACAGTTTTAAATTTGTTACAGATTCAAGAAAAAGCAACTTGTTTGATTGGTGAAGCTTACAATGAGGATGAAATGCTAATAATTCATCAGCAAGCTCAAGATAGGGTAGGACTTTTATATTTACACTTTAATAAAGCATATCTCTGCTATCTCTTTCGATCTTTTACCCAAGCGATTGAAAACTTGGAGTTGGCAGAACATTATTTAGATAGTGGAATTGGCAATTTAGTTATGCCTCTTTTCTATTTTTATGATTCGCTAGTGCGACTTGATACTTATGATGAGATTCTCACAATAGAACAAAATTCTTTACTGGATAGAATCAGAGCTAATCAGGAAAAAATGCAGAATTGGGCGCATCATACCCCGATGAATTACCTACATAAATTTTATTTAGTGGAGGCAGAAAAACATCGCGTTACAGGTAAATATCTCGAAGCGATCGAATCTTATGATCGTGCTATTTCCCTTGCTAAACAAAACGAGTACATCAATGAAGAAGCTCTGGCTAATGAATTAGCAGCTAGATTCTATTTAGAATGGGGCAAAGAGAAAATCGCTCAAACCTATCTCACTGATGCTTATTATTGCTATGTTCGTTGGGGAGCAAAGGCAAAAGTTGATGATTTGGCAACACGCTATCCTCAATTACTTATGCCCATACTTCAGCAAGAAAAATTGAGTTTTCAAGTAGCTGACAGAATCACGATTCCTACTTATCAATCTCTATCAACGCAAAGTAATTATCCAACCTTCTTTGGTTCTAAAACAAGTATTTCGGAATCACTAGATTTAGCTTCTGTGATCAAGGCTTCTCAAACACTCTCTGGAGAAATTGAGATGGATCAACTGCTGTCTAAATTAATGCAAGTTGTGATGGAAAATGCCGGAGCATCTAAATCTGCTTTGATTTTAAGTGGAAATCATAACTCAGAATTAAGGGTCGTAGCTCTCAGTTCTAGTGAGAATTTTGCAGCTATTTCTACAGAATTACCATCAATTTATGCGGGGTCTAGTAATGATATTCCGATTACTTTGATTAAATATGTTAACCGCATCAAAGAAGTATTTGTAGTTGATGATGCAAAGACTGTTGATTTCTTAGCAGAAGACCGCTACATTATCAGTCAGAAGCCTAAAAGTCTCTTGTGCATCCCGATTATAAATCAAGGTAAATTGCTGGGTATTCTTTACCTGGAGAATAGTCTAACTACCGGAGCCTTCACCCGCGATCGCATTGAAGTTTTAAAACTGCTAACTACTCAAGCGGCTATTTCCTTAGAAAATGCCATACTCTACAATAATCTAGCCCAGGCAAATCAAAACTTAGAGGAATATAACCATAGCTTAGAAGTAAAAGTAGAAGCTAGAACCCAAGAACTAAACAATAAAAATCAACATCTGCAAGAAGCATTGCAAGAACTACAACGCACACAAACCCAATTAATTCAAAGCGAAAAAATGTCTTCATTGGGTCAAATGGTAGCGGGAATTGCTCATGAAATTAATAACCCAATTAACTTTATTCATGGCAATATTGCTCATGCTAGTGAATATGTCAAAGATTTGCTAGATTTAGTAAATATTTATCAGCAAGAATGTTCTCATCCTTCTGATATATTAACAGCAAAAGTCGCAGAAATTGATGTGGAGTTCTTATCTGAAGATTTGCTAAAAATTCTGGATTCTATGGAAGTGGGTAGTTCTCGTATTCGCAATATAGTTTTAGGTTTGCGTAACTTCTCACGCTTGGATGAGGCAGAAATGAAGACTGTTGATGTTCATGAAGGTATTGATAACACCTTGATGATTTTACAGCACAGACTTAAAGCAAAAAGTGATGCTTTGGAAATAGAAGTTATTAAAGAATATGCAAAAATACCTGAAATCAGTTGTTATGCTGGTCAACTGAATCAGGTATTTATGAATATTTTGAGTAATGCGATCGATGCTGTAAATGATTCAAGAGCTAATATTAAGAAACCCCAAATTCATATTTATACTGCTCTAAAAGATTCAAATACTTTGCAAGTCCGCATTGCTGATAATGGTTGTGGGATGACTGAAGCAGTTAAGAAGAAAATCTTTGACCCATTTTTTACTACAAAACCTGTTGGTAGTGGTACAGGGTTGGGATTATCTATCAGTTATCAGGTGATTGTAGATAAACATAAGGGTCAGTTAATTTGCGATTCTACCCCCGGCCAAGGAACTGAGTTTGTGATTGAAATACCAATTAAGCAGTAA
- a CDS encoding terpene synthase family protein, whose product MEKLVFPDLYCPFPSQINKYADLLEESALNWVTQYNLLTNNLIYQRFLKAKFYMLVALTYPYCQIEELKVANDWMSWIFIWDDQCDMSTLKPELLKAYHTRFIQILKGAELTNEDIPLSYALSDIRIRMLGLGSQQVFNHFINTFEDYFYGCEKEANISTLKIIPSMETYMNIRRATIGVETSLALTEFCDKLQITDFLRNHEILNQIKLMATNIICWSNDIFSYPKELAINHVHNLVLILQNQQKISLNLAINLAIKMHNQEVENLIQMESCIPSYGEKIDNEIAKYLSGIHAWISGHLAWYSYSGRYQTLEKIDLAKVS is encoded by the coding sequence ATGGAAAAGTTGGTTTTCCCCGATTTATACTGCCCATTTCCTTCTCAAATCAATAAATATGCTGATCTGTTAGAAGAATCTGCTTTAAATTGGGTTACACAATATAATCTTCTAACTAACAACTTAATATATCAACGCTTTTTAAAAGCAAAATTTTATATGTTAGTTGCACTTACCTATCCTTACTGTCAAATAGAAGAACTCAAAGTCGCTAATGATTGGATGAGTTGGATATTTATTTGGGATGACCAATGTGATATGTCAACCTTAAAGCCCGAACTATTAAAGGCTTATCATACAAGATTTATTCAAATATTAAAAGGGGCAGAACTTACTAATGAAGATATACCTCTTAGTTATGCTTTAAGTGATATAAGAATAAGAATGCTAGGATTAGGTAGCCAACAAGTATTCAATCACTTCATTAATACCTTTGAAGATTATTTTTATGGTTGTGAAAAAGAAGCAAATATCAGTACGCTGAAAATAATACCTAGTATGGAAACTTATATGAATATACGTAGAGCAACAATAGGAGTAGAAACTTCTCTGGCATTAACTGAATTCTGCGATAAATTACAGATTACAGATTTTTTGAGGAATCACGAAATTTTAAACCAAATAAAACTGATGGCTACCAATATTATTTGCTGGTCTAATGATATATTCTCATATCCAAAAGAATTAGCAATTAACCATGTTCATAATTTAGTATTAATCCTTCAAAATCAACAAAAAATATCTTTGAATTTAGCAATTAATCTTGCTATAAAAATGCACAATCAAGAAGTTGAAAATCTAATTCAAATGGAGTCATGTATTCCATCTTATGGAGAAAAGATAGATAATGAAATTGCTAAATATTTATCAGGAATACATGCTTGGATTAGTGGACATTTAGCATGGTATTCCTATTCTGGAAGATATCAAACCCTTGAAAAAATAGATTTAGCTAAAGTTAGTTAG